CATAAATCCAACAAAGCCCTGAAAGAACGTGCACGCAAGTCTTCAATTTTATAGCGATATATCTTAATCCGCCCGAAGATCTTCTCTTCTACTAAACCTGATTGAACAAGAACGGAAAGATGTGATTTTGTAGTACTGTGATTTAGACCAACACGCCGACAAATCTCGGAGATGTTCAATTCTTCTGAAAAAGCTAATTCCTTGAGAATCTTAATTCGCCCACGAGAAGAGAGCATATCTTCAATAGAAATTCGAGCAGCTGGCGACGATTCCATTACACCACCCCTGATTTAGATTCTATTAATTGCTGAAGAAAACGCTCAAGCATTTCAGCAGGAACATCGGATAAGCCAACTAGAGTGGTCTGACCCCTAAGACCAACTCCAGAGCGTTTGGCATCAATTAAACCATGAGCGGCTAAATCTTGTACCCACTCCCATACTTGAGTATGGGAACGAGGCTCCTCACCATATTCCTCACAAATTGAATGGTACATATCTTCAATAGTGCCGGTCATAACATAAGCATCACGACTCTCTTTGAGAAGACGAGCTGCGGCTAGAAGCAGCAGACGATTATGTAATGGAAGTGTAGCAAAGACTTCCTTTCTTAATTCGGGGTGCGTATCAGCTTTGGCTTGGCGAACATAATCAGGAATCACAACTGAGGCGCCCTCCCTATCAGCTTGCTTCCCCGCACGCCATAGAAGCTCAATTGCATAACGTGCATCTCCCCGTTCTGCTGCAATATCACAGATAAGCTGAATAGTTTCATTCATAACTGCGGATTCTACAAATGCTTGATCAACACGCTCTTTGAGAATATCATAGAGTTGACTAGAACTATATTTGCTGAAGTGCAGTATGTTTTGTTGGAGCGTACTTAGAGTGCTCCGATCGAGCATAGTTGCAAGAGGGATATCACGACCGACTCCAATTACTGCAAGACGCTGTGGAGCATTTAAGCGGTCATCCATTAATCTTGTAAGATCATATAATATGTCAGGCCCTGCATGACGAATAAAATAATCAAGTTCGTCAAGTATTAGCAGCAAATATCTGTCTTCGGCATCCAAGACTTCTACTAAAATCTGAAGTATTTCATGTGGTGAATGTCCGCGCCTAGGAAAGCTTGGTTTGAATTCACGTAGCATTCGAAGATAGACAAGATAGATGCTTTTATTCACACGACAATTAATATGAAGACTGTGTAAGCGAATTCCGCGACGTTGCGCAACCTTAACGAGCTGATCAGCAAAACGCTTAGTCACGGCCGTCTTCCCTGTACCCACAGGACCTTCAATGATAAGACGTGGACTTGTTGACCCAGGAGATTTAATCAGCGTCTTAAAACTTCGTGCAAGAACACGCTGCTCGTCTTCACGATGCGGTAAGCTTTCAGGCACATAATCAATAGATAGTACCTGCTCTCTCTTGAAGACACTATCACGACTTAGCTCGTCTTCTACAAAGTCAATGAACTTGTCTGTCATTCCGAGAACCAATTCAAGAGAGCATTATGTGCTTAAAAGTATTATCGGTTTGTTCGTTTAACAGAACGAGAGAGGCAGAGGTGGCCGAAAGTATTGGTGGCGAGCTCAAAACTCAAGATCCAAATCACGGCCTAAGGGCTCATCGGGGTCATTGCTGTCATCACTCGCCAAGAAAATAAGTACAATTTTCCGCTAAAATAGATAACTCTTTGAAGAGGAGAGATGGTGCGGCCGCCGGGATTTGAAGTCCCGCGAACTCGTGTTCGTCTCGGGTTGGAAGCTTGGGAGGCTTCCGTCCTAACCATGCTAGACCACGGCCGCTCAGCATTGATGCAGAGAGAGTATGATAAAAGAATATCGGCACTTGGCAATATCCTAAGCCTTATCTTGAATATGGTAAGCTTCAGAATGAGTCCCATGATGCATTCAAATAAATCAATTAAAAAATTCTGGCAAGGAAACCAAGCATGTGCTGAAGGAGCCATTGCGGCAGGTTGCAGATTCTTTGCAGGATATCCGATAACTCCAGCTTCAGAGATTGCGGAGATCATGTCCCAGCGCCTACCCGGTCTAGGAGGCACCTATTTACAGATGGAGGATGAAATAGGAGCCATTGCGGCAATTATCGGTGCATCATGGGGGGGTCGCCTCTCAATGACAGCCACATCAGGACCAGGATTCAGTTTAATGCAAGAGAATATAGGGTATGCAATTATGACTGAAACACCCTGTGTAATCGTGGATGTGCAACGAACAGGTCCCAGTACAGGCCAGGCCACAAAAGGGGCGCAAGGCGACTTCATGCAAACAAGATGGGGGACTCATGGAGACCATCAAAGTATTGTACTTGCTCCAAATTCGGCGCAGGAAATGTATGATCTAACAATTTTGGCATTTAGAATCTCAGAGCGGTTAAGGCACCCGGTCATTATTCTCTCAGATGAAATTGTCGCCCATTCACGGGAGAGCGTTATAATAAACCCTGAAGCAACCCAACTAGTAAAAAGAAGGTTTGCAGCACCAGGAGACCCCGCATACGATGGATGGGATAATGGACACGCAATAATGCCACGTTTTGGAGACGGCCATGATTTATTGATTACTGGATCCACTCACAATGAACAAGGGTACCGTAAAACTTCAGACCCACAGGTTCATGACAGG
This region of Candidatus Thorarchaeota archaeon genomic DNA includes:
- a CDS encoding 2-oxoacid:acceptor oxidoreductase subunit alpha, translated to MHSNKSIKKFWQGNQACAEGAIAAGCRFFAGYPITPASEIAEIMSQRLPGLGGTYLQMEDEIGAIAAIIGASWGGRLSMTATSGPGFSLMQENIGYAIMTETPCVIVDVQRTGPSTGQATKGAQGDFMQTRWGTHGDHQSIVLAPNSAQEMYDLTILAFRISERLRHPVIILSDEIVAHSRESVIINPEATQLVKRRFAAPGDPAYDGWDNGHAIMPRFGDGHDLLITGSTHNEQGYRKTSDPQVHDRLVRRLEEKITAAKEMLTDVIITGPETAEWGIVSFGSTSRTVEEVMAKHPNRFRSLRLRTIWPFPDEAVREFSKTVDRLLVPELNLGQLSRETERAASKSTEVVSLNKVGGGRMIEPDELVGALS
- a CDS encoding ORC1-type DNA replication protein, whose product is MTDKFIDFVEDELSRDSVFKREQVLSIDYVPESLPHREDEQRVLARSFKTLIKSPGSTSPRLIIEGPVGTGKTAVTKRFADQLVKVAQRRGIRLHSLHINCRVNKSIYLVYLRMLREFKPSFPRRGHSPHEILQILVEVLDAEDRYLLLILDELDYFIRHAGPDILYDLTRLMDDRLNAPQRLAVIGVGRDIPLATMLDRSTLSTLQQNILHFSKYSSSQLYDILKERVDQAFVESAVMNETIQLICDIAAERGDARYAIELLWRAGKQADREGASVVIPDYVRQAKADTHPELRKEVFATLPLHNRLLLLAAARLLKESRDAYVMTGTIEDMYHSICEEYGEEPRSHTQVWEWVQDLAAHGLIDAKRSGVGLRGQTTLVGLSDVPAEMLERFLQQLIESKSGVV
- a CDS encoding winged helix-turn-helix domain-containing protein — translated: MESSPAARISIEDMLSSRGRIKILKELAFSEELNISEICRRVGLNHSTTKSHLSVLVQSGLVEEKIFGRIKIYRYKIEDLRARSFRALLDLWES